The Thermanaerovibrio acidaminovorans DSM 6589 genome contains a region encoding:
- the fusA gene encoding elongation factor G, producing MGTRKPEDIRTVALLSHGGAGKTSLAEAMLFDAGLTTRMGKVEDKNTVSDFDNEEHKRQISISTSLLTIPYRGSTVYVLDTPGFSDFQGEQICALRVVDSAVIVVSGVHGIEVQTQRGWEGAEEQGIPVAFFVSKMDREHADYDKVVGELKESFSDRVAPLFVPIGQEASFKGLVDVLSGKAYTYKGDGSKAFSEGPVPQELEEVVSSLRDSLVERIVEADDELMMRYLDGEEIKYEELVPALRKAIRQRLVFPVIPGSSTLNVGVLQLMDLLVDAMPSPVEMSPRKVLAADGTEKELAPDPSGPFYALCFKVMVDPYVGKLSFIRVFSGRTTADQGVFNVNRGEEERVSAFRLMRGKEGEDVKEVVVGDIVAIPKLEKAQVGDTLSSKGQSLKFPPITFPKPVYSVAVTPKSRADEDKLGNAIHKMLDEDKTLSFVKNPETGDSVLSGMGDLHIDIVLSKIKDRYKVDLETRTPKVPYREAIKKSAKAQGKYKKQTGGRGQYGDVWFELTPGERGSGIVFLDRIVGGVVPKNFIPAAEKGLREAAAKGVLAGYPAVDFVCALYDGSYHDVDSSEMAFKIAASMAFKKAFMDASPVLLEPIMNVEVTVPEECLGDVMGDFNGRRGRIMGIDSNGKLQVVKAQCPLAEMFRYAIILRSMTSGRGSFTMEFSHYEETPAEIAKKVIAAAAAERKEEEE from the coding sequence ATGGGGACAAGGAAACCTGAGGACATCCGGACCGTAGCGCTTTTATCCCACGGTGGAGCTGGGAAGACCTCCCTGGCGGAGGCCATGCTCTTTGATGCAGGTTTGACAACCCGGATGGGCAAGGTGGAGGACAAGAACACCGTGTCCGACTTCGACAACGAGGAGCACAAGCGTCAGATATCCATCAGCACATCGCTCCTCACGATCCCCTACAGGGGGAGCACGGTCTACGTCCTCGACACGCCGGGTTTCTCGGACTTCCAGGGGGAGCAGATATGTGCCCTGCGGGTGGTAGATTCGGCAGTCATCGTGGTGAGCGGGGTCCACGGGATAGAGGTCCAGACCCAGCGTGGCTGGGAGGGGGCGGAGGAGCAGGGGATTCCGGTGGCCTTCTTCGTCAGCAAGATGGACCGGGAGCACGCGGATTACGATAAGGTTGTGGGGGAGCTCAAAGAGTCCTTTTCGGACCGGGTAGCTCCCCTTTTCGTTCCCATAGGGCAGGAGGCCTCCTTCAAGGGGCTGGTGGACGTTCTCTCCGGGAAGGCCTACACCTACAAGGGGGACGGCAGCAAGGCCTTCAGCGAGGGGCCGGTGCCCCAGGAGCTGGAGGAGGTGGTGTCGTCCTTGAGGGATTCGCTGGTGGAGCGGATCGTGGAGGCGGACGATGAGCTGATGATGAGGTACCTGGATGGGGAGGAGATAAAGTACGAGGAGCTGGTCCCGGCGCTTCGCAAGGCGATCCGCCAGCGGCTGGTCTTCCCGGTCATCCCCGGATCCAGCACCCTGAACGTGGGTGTGTTGCAGCTCATGGACCTGCTGGTGGACGCCATGCCCTCCCCAGTGGAGATGTCCCCCCGGAAGGTCCTGGCGGCGGATGGCACCGAGAAGGAGCTGGCCCCGGACCCGTCGGGCCCCTTCTACGCCCTCTGCTTCAAGGTTATGGTGGATCCCTACGTGGGTAAGCTCTCCTTCATCCGGGTCTTCTCGGGCCGCACCACCGCCGATCAGGGGGTCTTCAACGTGAACCGGGGGGAGGAGGAGCGGGTCAGCGCCTTCCGGCTCATGAGGGGCAAGGAAGGGGAGGACGTCAAGGAGGTGGTGGTGGGGGACATCGTGGCCATCCCCAAGCTGGAGAAGGCTCAGGTGGGGGACACCCTCAGCTCCAAGGGGCAGAGCCTGAAGTTCCCCCCCATAACCTTCCCGAAGCCGGTCTACAGCGTGGCGGTGACCCCCAAGAGCCGGGCGGACGAGGACAAGCTTGGCAACGCGATCCACAAGATGCTCGACGAGGACAAGACCCTTAGCTTCGTCAAGAACCCGGAGACCGGGGACTCGGTGCTGTCCGGCATGGGGGACCTGCACATCGATATAGTCCTCTCCAAGATAAAGGACCGCTACAAGGTTGACCTGGAGACCCGGACCCCCAAGGTGCCCTACCGGGAGGCCATAAAGAAGAGCGCCAAGGCCCAGGGCAAGTACAAGAAGCAGACCGGAGGCCGGGGCCAGTACGGGGACGTCTGGTTCGAGCTCACCCCCGGGGAGAGGGGATCCGGCATCGTCTTCCTGGACAGGATCGTGGGCGGGGTGGTGCCCAAGAACTTCATCCCCGCGGCGGAGAAGGGGCTGCGGGAGGCGGCTGCCAAGGGGGTCCTGGCGGGCTACCCGGCGGTGGACTTCGTCTGCGCCCTCTACGACGGCTCCTACCACGACGTGGACTCCTCGGAGATGGCATTCAAGATCGCCGCCTCCATGGCCTTCAAGAAGGCCTTCATGGACGCCTCGCCGGTGCTCCTGGAGCCCATAATGAACGTGGAGGTCACCGTGCCGGAGGAGTGCCTGGGTGACGTTATGGGGGACTTCAACGGCCGCAGGGGCCGGATAATGGGCATAGACAGCAACGGCAAGCTACAGGTGGTCAAGGCCCAGTGCCCCCTGGCGGAGATGTTCCGTTACGCCATAATACTTCGGTCCATGACCAGCGGCAGGGGCTCCTTCACCATGGAGTTCTCCCACTACGAGGAGACCCCGGCGGAGATAGCCAAGAAGGTGATAGCCGCTGCGGCGGCGGAGAGGAAGGAAGAGGAGGAATAG